TTCCTCTTTAAATTTCTCTGTACTTTTGCTTCATGTCTTTTGATTACTGTGTACTTGTCGTTTGGGTCCAGCCGTTTCTTCAAATGCAAGGGGGTTATTTTCCCTCCACAACTTtggctcttcctttttgcaccAAACGTTGTGGagccatttaaaaaaaaatgccggGGGCCTCGCCCATTCGTGCGCAGGGTCTTCTTAGCGTTGGTTAAAACCagataaaggaaaaagaattttatgaACTTCAGCATTTCACATCTTCTTCCGTTGGGGAAATACGT
The DNA window shown above is from Plasmodium vivax chromosome 9, whole genome shotgun sequence and carries:
- a CDS encoding 30S ribosomal protein S14, putative (encoded by transcript PVX_092490A; Apicoplast targeted protein. Curated by Stuart Ralph, Walter and Eliza Hall Institute of Medical Research, Australia.); translated protein: MLKFIKFFFLYLVLTNAKKTLRTNGRGPRHFFLNGSTTFGAKRKSQSCGGKITPLHLKKRLDPNDKYTVIKRHEAKVQRNLKRKYLIERYKEKRELLKKYIAEASSPIEYVYWKYKLSSLPRDSCPVRFRNRARGYYSFFGLCRHQARALIQKMFFPGFVKACW